A stretch of the Papaver somniferum cultivar HN1 chromosome 6, ASM357369v1, whole genome shotgun sequence genome encodes the following:
- the LOC113286463 gene encoding uncharacterized protein LOC113286463, which yields METYPGLLIKIRESGTLKLWLLDDDGNKKNSTSSWTQVTMELPKTSDGDMNGVYFNPVSGTDQIIINSYAKTSDGKISDTTYHSYNWRNKSFSEIEISGIPSSVQFFTSESQAETFVEHILPVQKHTSTRN from the exons ATGGAGACATATCCAG GTTTACTGATTAAAATTCGAGAAAGTGGTACCCTTAAGTTATGGTTACTTGATGATGATGGAAACAAGAAGAACTCAACAAGTTCTTGGACTCAAGTAACTATGGAGCTACCTAAAACTTCGGATGGAGATATGAATGGTGTTTATTTTAATCCAGTTTCTGGAACAGACCAGATAATCATAAATTCTTATGCTAAAACATCTGATGGTAAGATATCTGACACCACTTATCATTCTTATAATTGGAGAAACAAAAGCTTCAGTGAGATTGAAATCAGCGGGATCCCCTCCTCAGTTCAATTTTTTACTTCGGAATCACAGGCTGAAACTTTCGTCGAGCACATTTTGCCTGTTCAGAAGCATACCTCGACAAGAAATTGA
- the LOC113291867 gene encoding uncharacterized protein LOC113291867, translating into MVQIGFSTQWCNLILQCISTTNLVVLVNGSPGKFCKPSRGLIQGDPLSSYLFLLCTEALSRYLIHAESQSLIHGIILCSDAPSISHLLFSDDCMIFCKANMKECHNLIKIFQDFSQTSRKMINFAKSGIFFSKYNAPDIDDGQCVRARNYKDSTVGLSRADRAGRGAHLALEWGKEIQKSNIDAEDDATL; encoded by the exons ATGGTccaaattggttttagtactcaatGGTGTAACCTTATTCTGCAATGTATATCTACCACTAATCTTGTTGTTTTGGTTAATGGTTCTCCTGGAAAATTCTGCAAGCCTTCTAGAGGGCTCATACAAGGAGACCCTCTTTCTTCATATTTGTTCCTATTATGCACGGAGGCTCTCTCAAGATATCTTATTCATGCTGAATCTCAAAGCCTAATTCATGGGATTATACTGTGTTCAGATGCTCCTTCCATTAGCCATCTCCTATTTTCTGATGACTGTATGATATTCTGTAAAGCTAACATGAAGGAATGCCACAATCTTATCAAGATTTTCCAAGACTTCAGTCAAACTTCTCGGAAAATGATAAACTTTGCTAAATCTGGTATTTTCTTCAGTAAATACAATGCTCCTGATATTGATGATG GTCAATGTGTGAGAGCAAGAAACTACAAGGACTCTACAGTTGGACTCAGCAGAGCAGACAGAGCAGGAAGAGGAGCTCATCTAGCTTTGGAATGGGGCAAGGAAATACAGAAATCCAACATTGATGCAGAAGATGATGCAACTCTATAG